The DNA segment AATTAGTGTGTTTAAGTGCAATCCATGTTAATCCTATAGTGATCTCAACTATACTCTCTTAAATCTCTCCATAAAACGAAAAGTGAACAAACCGATTTTAACAATACGGCTGCTATGTAGTTTGTATATTCCAAAAGCTCCGAGAGCAACTAGGGTGGCTAAACAAACCGCAAATTCTCTCTGCATTCTTATTAGAGCAGGGTGAACTTTCATCCATCTGTTCATAATTACTCCTCCAGCGTTCTCATGAGGAAATGGTTTATCCGGAACATCTTTCCCAAGAAATCTGCATAATGGTTCCCAACCATCCTTGATATCGTAGACTAGCAGTTTATCCTTGGGCGCATTCTACAAATTGCAGCATTTGCGTCTGACATTTTGaatgacaatttttaaaaacggAACTAAGTGAGTCATTGATAATAAAGTAATATATTTGcaataattgttattatttgaGAATAGTTTGCTTTTATCACTATTAGTTGAGTAAGTAAATGCAACATATTTTCCAAAGCAATCAGATTGTAATCAAGATTAGTCAGTAATCTCACACATTTATGTAATGGATGATTTTAATTGCAACCAATAGTCATATTATTGCTAAACAGTGTTGGCTTGGAGCAAGAAGAATAAAGCCAAAAAACTATTTAAGCTTAAAAATTTGTATACGGTAAacgttgaaaacaatttttctgaaACATTCATGGCAGTGTTTCTGATAATTGTATGGCGTAGCACACTAACTGTGTTTCTATgaaggttttaaaaatatttttcgtaaTCTATTTATGCTCTTAAAAATAAAGCTATTTCACAAAAGAGTTGCAGTACCATATGTCACAGAAGTACTTGTTTTCTAACATAACGCTATACACCCTGCCTTTTTGTATGCTATGGCAGTGCTCCGCAACCTATTGTTCACTCGTGACACACCTCAACTGAAAGCAGATCTAAAAATTTGGCGAAGAcaaaaaaacatattattCTTCATTTCAATGAGATATTTGTGTCTGTTTTCATTCAAATCACAATGACAGTACGTTTCGCTCAATGTTAAAAAAAGCCACTTGAAGTCCTTTTTGCAACCGTTGGAACTTTGCAAATGCTGCAACCTTTCGGTGATACAATTGTTGGGTGCCCTTGTGATGTCAGAACTACTGACACGTCAAGTTTTCATTGTCAGTAAAAGTTTGACATCTTTCAGGAAATTTAGATGAAAATCTTTGAAGTTAATACGATAATTAGTACATTTTTAGGTTCAAATTGCCCCTTTGTAGGTCCAAAAAGTCTGAGGTTTTATTTACATCATGTTTTCTGTTAGACAGCAAGTGTCTTTGTACAGTATTCCTCTCAATATGGTATTCAATTTCAATTCATATTAAGCAGATATAAAGTAGATGTTTGAataagacaaacattttatagtttttatttagttaCCAACCTGCATGCAGTAAGTTTGATGCTGGCGGAATGATTTTCGTAatcttgtttcattttgaaCATAAGAAAAATCGAAAGGATTGCACATCAGTATTCCAGCAGAACACACTAtaagaaatatatatatatatat comes from the Clavelina lepadiformis chromosome 5, kaClaLepa1.1, whole genome shotgun sequence genome and includes:
- the LOC143460952 gene encoding uncharacterized protein LOC143460952, translating into MVKQTKELKKNLMYQLIQVLSPTGRRYFRFFQLILCSAGILMCNPFDFSYVQNETRLRKSFRQHQTYCMQNAPKDKLLVYDIKDGWEPLCRFLGKDVPDKPFPHENAGGVIMNRWMKVHPALIRMQREFAVCLATLVALGAFGIYKLHSSRIVKIGLFTFRFMERFKRV